A portion of the Parabacteroides sp. FAFU027 genome contains these proteins:
- the hemH gene encoding ferrochelatase yields the protein MSKGALLINLGSPDSPTPHDVKRYLGEFLMDKYVIDIPYIARKLLVKGIILRTRPEKSARNYQKIWWDEGSPLIVLSKRMLQKVSKQTSIPAALAMRYGEPSILTGLKELAGKGVDEVLIIPLYPQYAMATTVTILEKARILQKKYFPEMKLSSLPAFYHRPEYIRALADSIRKSTAEKEIEHFLFSYHGIPERHIHKSDITHSHCKIDGSCCRMPSPAHEFCYRHQCYETTRLVCEELELSVDNVSTSFQSRLGKEVWLQPYTSETIRKLAESGVKKLAVVTPAFVADCLETLEEIGMEAKTDFLQLGGEEFLAIPCLNDNDVWCMVLSEWIEKWAE from the coding sequence ATGAGCAAAGGTGCACTTTTAATAAATCTCGGTTCTCCGGACTCCCCTACTCCGCATGATGTGAAGAGATATCTCGGGGAATTTCTGATGGATAAATACGTCATTGATATTCCCTATATTGCGCGTAAATTATTAGTCAAGGGGATTATACTCCGCACCCGACCGGAAAAATCGGCCAGGAATTATCAAAAAATATGGTGGGACGAGGGTTCTCCATTAATCGTTTTGTCAAAACGGATGCTCCAAAAGGTGTCAAAACAGACTTCCATCCCAGCTGCACTGGCTATGAGATACGGAGAGCCATCTATTCTAACCGGGTTGAAAGAGTTAGCTGGGAAGGGAGTTGATGAGGTGCTGATTATTCCTCTTTATCCGCAATATGCGATGGCAACTACGGTCACGATACTCGAAAAAGCACGCATTTTGCAGAAAAAATATTTCCCTGAAATGAAATTGTCGTCGCTTCCTGCTTTTTATCACAGACCAGAATATATCCGTGCATTAGCTGACTCCATACGGAAGTCAACAGCTGAAAAAGAGATTGAGCATTTCCTTTTTTCTTATCATGGTATCCCAGAGCGCCATATTCACAAATCGGACATTACCCATTCGCATTGCAAAATTGACGGCTCATGCTGCAGAATGCCTTCTCCTGCTCACGAATTCTGCTACCGGCACCAATGTTACGAAACGACCAGACTGGTGTGTGAGGAACTTGAACTTTCGGTGGATAACGTGAGTACTTCTTTTCAGTCCAGACTTGGGAAAGAAGTATGGCTGCAACCTTATACATCGGAGACGATACGCAAACTGGCAGAAAGTGGAGTAAAGAAACTGGCCGTAGTCACACCTGCCTTTGTGGCTGATTGCCTGGAAACGTTGGAGGAAATAGGAATGGAAGCTAAAACCGATTTTTTACAGCTAGGAGGAGAAGAGTTTCTGGCAATACCCTGCCTCAACGATAATGATGTATGGTGCATGGTTCTCAGCGAATGGATTGAAAAGTGGGCAGAATAG